In Etheostoma cragini isolate CJK2018 chromosome 9, CSU_Ecrag_1.0, whole genome shotgun sequence, the following are encoded in one genomic region:
- the LOC117950485 gene encoding ephrin type-B receptor 3-like isoform X3, whose translation MTMDYFLLLCSLLLPVVSTVEETLMDTKWATTELAWTAHPETGWEEVSGYDDAMNPIRTYQVCNVREVNQNNWLRSDFIPRKDVLRVYVEMKFTVRDCNSIPNIPGSCKETFNLFYYESDSDSATATSPFWMENPYVKVDTIAPDESFSMLESGRVNTKVRSFGPLSKAGFYLAFQDLGACMSLISVRVFYKKCSTTIANFAVFPETATGAEATSLVIAPGTCVPNGVEVSVPLKLYCNGDGEWMVPVGACTCSSGFEPAMKETQCQACSPGTFKSKQGDSFCLPCPANSRTSSGASSVCSCRNGYYRSDTDSPDSPCTTIPSAPRSVISSVNETSLVLEWSDPRDLGGREDIFYNVICKKCLPERGMCSRCDDNVDISPRHLGLTQRRVAVRNLQAHTQYSFEIQAVNGVSNKSPYTPQFSAVNITTNQAAPSAVPTVHLMAATASTMSLSWLPPEKPNGIILDYEIKYHEKVSSNDQGEAIAHTMTAQRSNARIEGLKAGTPYVIQVRARTVAGYGRYSSPADFSTNLQTDPPKSWQEQLPLIVGSATATLVFIIALVVIAIVCLRKQRTGSESEYTEKLQQYITPGMKVYIDPFTYEDPNEAVREFAKEIDVSCVKIEEVIGAGNPPKLLSYRGKTASHLQAIPLEDFTPSGEFGEVCRGRLKLPGRREIIVAIKTLKVGYTDRQRRDFLSEASIMGQFDHPNIIRLEGVVTKSRPVMIVTEFMENGALDSFLRLNDGQFTVIQLVGMLRGIAAGMKYLSDMNYVHRDLAARNILVNSNLVCKVSDFGLSRFLEDDPTDPTYTSSLYFMLTYSFAYPQGGKIPIRWTAPEAIAYRKFTSASDVWSYGIVMWEVMSYGERPYWDMSNQDVINAVEQDYRLPPPMDCPTALHQLMLDCWVKERNLRPKFTQIVATLDKLIRNAASLKVVTNSTQSTGVSQPLLDRCVPDYTTFTTVGDWLDAIKMSRYRDNFVNAGFASFDLVAQMTSEDLLRIGVTLAGHQKKILGSIQDMRLQMNQTLPVQV comes from the exons TGGGAAGAGGTGAGTGGCTACGATGATGCCATGAACCCCATCCGGACATATCAAGTCTGCAATGTGCGTGAAGTCAACCAGAATAACTGGCTACGCAGTGACTTCATCCCCCGAAAGGATGTGCTGCGTGTATATGTGGAGATGAAATTCACAGTGCGCGACTGCAACAGCATTCCCAACATCCCAGGTTCCTGCAAAGAGACCTTCAACCTCTTCTACTATGAGTCTGACTCAGACTCAGCCACAGCCACCAGCCCTTTCTGGATGGAGAACCCTTATGTGAAGGTTGACACTATTGCTCCAGATGAGAGCTTTTCCATGCTTGAGTCTGGACGGGTAAACACAAAAGTCCGAAGTTTTGGACCATTGTCCAAAGCCGGGTTTTACTTGGCCTTTCAGGACCTTGGTGCTTGCATGTCGCTCATCTCAGTGAGGGTCTTTTACAAGAAGTGCTCCACCACCATCGCCAACTTTGCCGTTTTCCCAGAGACAGCAACTGGGGCTGAGGCAACCTCTTTAGTCATTGCACCAGGAACTTGTGTCCCCAACGGCGTGGAGGTGTCTGTGCCATTGAAGCTTTATTGCAACGGAGACGGCGAGTGGATGGTTCCCGTAGGAGCCTGCACCTGCTCATCTGGCTTTGAACCAGCCATGAAAGAAACTCAATGTCAAG CTTGCAGCCCTGGCACCTTCAAGTCCAAACAGGGAGACAGCTTCTGCTTGCCATGTCCGGCTAACAGCCGCACCAGCTCAGGAGCATCCAGCGTTTGCTCCTGTCGAAATGGTTACTACCGCTCAGACACAGATTCTCCCGATTCCCCCTGTACCA CTATTCCTTCTGCACCACGCAGTGTCATCTCCAGTGTGAACGAAACGTCGCTCGTGCTGGAATGGAGCGACCCTCGTGACTTGGGTGGCCGTGAAGACATCTTCTACAACGTCATTTGTAAGAAGTGCCTGCCAGAGCGAGGAATGTGCTCACGGTGTGACGACAACGTCGATATCTCGCCACGCCACTTGGGCCTGACCCAGCGCCGCGTGGCCGTCCGTAACCTACAAGCCCACACACAGTACAGCTTTGAAATCCAGGCAGTCAACGGTGTTTCTAACAAGAGCCCCTACACACCTCAGTTCTCTGCCGTGAACATCACCACAAATCAGGCTG CGCCGTCTGCAGTTCCCACAGTTCACCTGATGGCGGCCACAGCGAGCACCATGAGCCTGTCCTGGCTGCCTCCAGAGAAACCCAACGGAATCATTCTGGATTATGAGATTAAGTACCATGAGAAGGTAAGCAGCAAT GATCAGGGTGAGGCCATCGCCCATACCATGACTGCCCAACGGAGCAACGCCCGCATTGAAGGTCTCAAGGCTGGTACTCCTTATGTGATACAGGTCCGTGCCCGAACAGTGGCCGGTTATGGTCGTTACAGCAGCCCAGCCGACTTCAGCACCAACCTGCAAA CCGACCCTCCAAAGTCATGGCAGGAGCAACTGCCACTCATCGTGGGATCAGCCACCGCCACCTTGGTCTTCATCATTGCACTTGTGGTCATTGCTATCGTCTGCCTCAG AAAGCAGAGAACTGGCTCTGAGTCGGAATACACAGAAAAACTGCAGCAGTACA TAACGCCGGGAATGAAAGTCTACATTGACCCCTTCACCTATGAGGACCCCAACGAGGCCGTGCGCGAGTTTGCCAAGGAGATCGACGTCTCCTGCGTGAAGATCGAGGAGGTCATTGGCGCAGGTAACCCACCAAAGCTCCTGAGCTACAGGGGGAAGACTGCTAGTCACCTCCAGGCCATACCGTTAGAGGACTTCACACCAAGCG GAGAGTTCGGGGAGGTGTGTCGCGGTCGCCTCAAACTACCAGGGCGCCGGGAGATCATCGTAGCCATCAAGACTCTCAAGGTGGGCTACACTGACCGCCAGAGGCGAGACTTCCTGTCTGAGGCTTCTATCATGGGCCAGTTCGACCACCCCAACATTATCCGTCTGGAAGGTGTGGTCACCAAGAGTCGGCCAGTGATGATTGTGACAGAGTTCATGGAGAATGGAGCCCTGGACTCTTTCCTAAgg CTCAATGACGGGCAGTTCACAGTGATCCAGCTGGTTGGCATGCTGCGTGGCATCGCAGCAGGCATGAAGTACCTGTCAGACATGAACTACGTGCACAGAGACCTGGCTGCTCGTAACATCTTGGTCAACAGTAATCTGGTGTGTAAGGTGTCTGATTTCGGCCTATCTCGTTTCCTCGAGGATGACCCTACAGACCCCACCTACACCAGTTCCCTG TATTTCATGCTCACCTACTCATTCGCATATCCACAGGGAGGGAAAATTCCCATTCGCTGGACGGCTCCCGAGGCGATTGCCTACAGGAAGTTCACCTCGGCAAGTGATGTGTGGAGCTACGGCATCGTAATGTGGGAAGTGATGTCGTATGGCGAGCGGCCATACTGGGACATGAGCAATCAAGAT GTGATAAATGCTGTGGAGCAGGATTATCGACTGCCTCCACCCATGGACTGCCCCACAGCACTGCACCAGCTCATGTTGGACTGCTGGGTAAAAGAGAGGAACCTGCGACCCAAATTTACCCAGATTGTGGCCACGCTGGATAAGCTTATCCGCAATGCTGCCAGCCTCAAGGTGGTCACCAACAGCACACAGTCTACTGG GGTATCCCAGCCCTTGCTTGACCGCTGTGTGCCAGACTATACCACTTTCACCACTGTGGGGGACTGGCTGGACGCCATCAAGATGAGCCGCTACCGTGACAACTTTGTCAACGCTGGATTTGCTTCCTTTGACCTGGTGGCCCAGATGACATCAGA
- the LOC117950485 gene encoding ephrin type-B receptor 3-like isoform X9, with translation MTMDYFLLLCSLLLPVVSTVEETLMDTKWATTELAWTAHPETGWEEVSGYDDAMNPIRTYQVCNVREVNQNNWLRSDFIPRKDVLRVYVEMKFTVRDCNSIPNIPGSCKETFNLFYYESDSDSATATSPFWMENPYVKVDTIAPDESFSMLESGRVNTKVRSFGPLSKAGFYLAFQDLGACMSLISVRVFYKKCSTTIANFAVFPETATGAEATSLVIAPGTCVPNGVEVSVPLKLYCNGDGEWMVPVGACTCSSGFEPAMKETQCQACSPGTFKSKQGDSFCLPCPANSRTSSGASSVCSCRNGYYRSDTDSPDSPCTTIPSAPRSVISSVNETSLVLEWSDPRDLGGREDIFYNVICKKCLPERGMCSRCDDNVDISPRHLGLTQRRVAVRNLQAHTQYSFEIQAVNGVSNKSPYTPQFSAVNITTNQAAPSAVPTVHLMAATASTMSLSWLPPEKPNGIILDYEIKYHEKVSSNDQGEAIAHTMTAQRSNARIEGLKAGTPYVIQVRARTVAGYGRYSSPADFSTNLQTDPPKSWQEQLPLIVGSATATLVFIIALVVIAIVCLRKQRTGSESEYTEKLQQYITPGMKVYIDPFTYEDPNEAVREFAKEIDVSCVKIEEVIGAGEFGEVCRGRLKLPGRREIIVAIKTLKVGYTDRQRRDFLSEASIMGQFDHPNIIRLEGVVTKSRPVMIVTEFMENGALDSFLRLNDGQFTVIQLVGMLRGIAAGMKYLSDMNYVHRDLAARNILVNSNLVCKVSDFGLSRFLEDDPTDPTYTSSLGGKIPIRWTAPEAIAYRKFTSASDVWSYGIVMWEVMSYGERPYWDMSNQDVINAVEQDYRLPPPMDCPTALHQLMLDCWVKERNLRPKFTQIVATLDKLIRNAASLKVVTNSTQSTGVSQPLLDRCVPDYTTFTTVGDWLDAIKMSRYRDNFVNAGFASFDLVAQMTSEDLLRIGVTLAGHQKKILGSIQDMRLQMNQTLPVQV, from the exons TGGGAAGAGGTGAGTGGCTACGATGATGCCATGAACCCCATCCGGACATATCAAGTCTGCAATGTGCGTGAAGTCAACCAGAATAACTGGCTACGCAGTGACTTCATCCCCCGAAAGGATGTGCTGCGTGTATATGTGGAGATGAAATTCACAGTGCGCGACTGCAACAGCATTCCCAACATCCCAGGTTCCTGCAAAGAGACCTTCAACCTCTTCTACTATGAGTCTGACTCAGACTCAGCCACAGCCACCAGCCCTTTCTGGATGGAGAACCCTTATGTGAAGGTTGACACTATTGCTCCAGATGAGAGCTTTTCCATGCTTGAGTCTGGACGGGTAAACACAAAAGTCCGAAGTTTTGGACCATTGTCCAAAGCCGGGTTTTACTTGGCCTTTCAGGACCTTGGTGCTTGCATGTCGCTCATCTCAGTGAGGGTCTTTTACAAGAAGTGCTCCACCACCATCGCCAACTTTGCCGTTTTCCCAGAGACAGCAACTGGGGCTGAGGCAACCTCTTTAGTCATTGCACCAGGAACTTGTGTCCCCAACGGCGTGGAGGTGTCTGTGCCATTGAAGCTTTATTGCAACGGAGACGGCGAGTGGATGGTTCCCGTAGGAGCCTGCACCTGCTCATCTGGCTTTGAACCAGCCATGAAAGAAACTCAATGTCAAG CTTGCAGCCCTGGCACCTTCAAGTCCAAACAGGGAGACAGCTTCTGCTTGCCATGTCCGGCTAACAGCCGCACCAGCTCAGGAGCATCCAGCGTTTGCTCCTGTCGAAATGGTTACTACCGCTCAGACACAGATTCTCCCGATTCCCCCTGTACCA CTATTCCTTCTGCACCACGCAGTGTCATCTCCAGTGTGAACGAAACGTCGCTCGTGCTGGAATGGAGCGACCCTCGTGACTTGGGTGGCCGTGAAGACATCTTCTACAACGTCATTTGTAAGAAGTGCCTGCCAGAGCGAGGAATGTGCTCACGGTGTGACGACAACGTCGATATCTCGCCACGCCACTTGGGCCTGACCCAGCGCCGCGTGGCCGTCCGTAACCTACAAGCCCACACACAGTACAGCTTTGAAATCCAGGCAGTCAACGGTGTTTCTAACAAGAGCCCCTACACACCTCAGTTCTCTGCCGTGAACATCACCACAAATCAGGCTG CGCCGTCTGCAGTTCCCACAGTTCACCTGATGGCGGCCACAGCGAGCACCATGAGCCTGTCCTGGCTGCCTCCAGAGAAACCCAACGGAATCATTCTGGATTATGAGATTAAGTACCATGAGAAGGTAAGCAGCAAT GATCAGGGTGAGGCCATCGCCCATACCATGACTGCCCAACGGAGCAACGCCCGCATTGAAGGTCTCAAGGCTGGTACTCCTTATGTGATACAGGTCCGTGCCCGAACAGTGGCCGGTTATGGTCGTTACAGCAGCCCAGCCGACTTCAGCACCAACCTGCAAA CCGACCCTCCAAAGTCATGGCAGGAGCAACTGCCACTCATCGTGGGATCAGCCACCGCCACCTTGGTCTTCATCATTGCACTTGTGGTCATTGCTATCGTCTGCCTCAG AAAGCAGAGAACTGGCTCTGAGTCGGAATACACAGAAAAACTGCAGCAGTACA TAACGCCGGGAATGAAAGTCTACATTGACCCCTTCACCTATGAGGACCCCAACGAGGCCGTGCGCGAGTTTGCCAAGGAGATCGACGTCTCCTGCGTGAAGATCGAGGAGGTCATTGGCGCAG GAGAGTTCGGGGAGGTGTGTCGCGGTCGCCTCAAACTACCAGGGCGCCGGGAGATCATCGTAGCCATCAAGACTCTCAAGGTGGGCTACACTGACCGCCAGAGGCGAGACTTCCTGTCTGAGGCTTCTATCATGGGCCAGTTCGACCACCCCAACATTATCCGTCTGGAAGGTGTGGTCACCAAGAGTCGGCCAGTGATGATTGTGACAGAGTTCATGGAGAATGGAGCCCTGGACTCTTTCCTAAgg CTCAATGACGGGCAGTTCACAGTGATCCAGCTGGTTGGCATGCTGCGTGGCATCGCAGCAGGCATGAAGTACCTGTCAGACATGAACTACGTGCACAGAGACCTGGCTGCTCGTAACATCTTGGTCAACAGTAATCTGGTGTGTAAGGTGTCTGATTTCGGCCTATCTCGTTTCCTCGAGGATGACCCTACAGACCCCACCTACACCAGTTCCCTG GGAGGGAAAATTCCCATTCGCTGGACGGCTCCCGAGGCGATTGCCTACAGGAAGTTCACCTCGGCAAGTGATGTGTGGAGCTACGGCATCGTAATGTGGGAAGTGATGTCGTATGGCGAGCGGCCATACTGGGACATGAGCAATCAAGAT GTGATAAATGCTGTGGAGCAGGATTATCGACTGCCTCCACCCATGGACTGCCCCACAGCACTGCACCAGCTCATGTTGGACTGCTGGGTAAAAGAGAGGAACCTGCGACCCAAATTTACCCAGATTGTGGCCACGCTGGATAAGCTTATCCGCAATGCTGCCAGCCTCAAGGTGGTCACCAACAGCACACAGTCTACTGG GGTATCCCAGCCCTTGCTTGACCGCTGTGTGCCAGACTATACCACTTTCACCACTGTGGGGGACTGGCTGGACGCCATCAAGATGAGCCGCTACCGTGACAACTTTGTCAACGCTGGATTTGCTTCCTTTGACCTGGTGGCCCAGATGACATCAGA
- the LOC117950485 gene encoding ephrin type-B receptor 3-like isoform X6: MTMDYFLLLCSLLLPVVSTVEETLMDTKWATTELAWTAHPETGWEEVSGYDDAMNPIRTYQVCNVREVNQNNWLRSDFIPRKDVLRVYVEMKFTVRDCNSIPNIPGSCKETFNLFYYESDSDSATATSPFWMENPYVKVDTIAPDESFSMLESGRVNTKVRSFGPLSKAGFYLAFQDLGACMSLISVRVFYKKCSTTIANFAVFPETATGAEATSLVIAPGTCVPNGVEVSVPLKLYCNGDGEWMVPVGACTCSSGFEPAMKETQCQACSPGTFKSKQGDSFCLPCPANSRTSSGASSVCSCRNGYYRSDTDSPDSPCTTIPSAPRSVISSVNETSLVLEWSDPRDLGGREDIFYNVICKKCLPERGMCSRCDDNVDISPRHLGLTQRRVAVRNLQAHTQYSFEIQAVNGVSNKSPYTPQFSAVNITTNQAAPSAVPTVHLMAATASTMSLSWLPPEKPNGIILDYEIKYHEKVSSNDQGEAIAHTMTAQRSNARIEGLKAGTPYVIQVRARTVAGYGRYSSPADFSTNLQTDPPKSWQEQLPLIVGSATATLVFIIALVVIAIVCLRKQRTGSESEYTEKLQQYITPGMKVYIDPFTYEDPNEAVREFAKEIDVSCVKIEEVIGAGEFGEVCRGRLKLPGRREIIVAIKTLKVGYTDRQRRDFLSEASIMGQFDHPNIIRLEGVVTKSRPVMIVTEFMENGALDSFLRLNDGQFTVIQLVGMLRGIAAGMKYLSDMNYVHRDLAARNILVNSNLVCKVSDFGLSRFLEDDPTDPTYTSSLYFMLTYSFAYPQGGKIPIRWTAPEAIAYRKFTSASDVWSYGIVMWEVMSYGERPYWDMSNQDVINAVEQDYRLPPPMDCPTALHQLMLDCWVKERNLRPKFTQIVATLDKLIRNAASLKVVTNSTQSTGVSQPLLDRCVPDYTTFTTVGDWLDAIKMSRYRDNFVNAGFASFDLVAQMTSEDLLRIGVTLAGHQKKILGSIQDMRLQMNQTLPVQV, from the exons TGGGAAGAGGTGAGTGGCTACGATGATGCCATGAACCCCATCCGGACATATCAAGTCTGCAATGTGCGTGAAGTCAACCAGAATAACTGGCTACGCAGTGACTTCATCCCCCGAAAGGATGTGCTGCGTGTATATGTGGAGATGAAATTCACAGTGCGCGACTGCAACAGCATTCCCAACATCCCAGGTTCCTGCAAAGAGACCTTCAACCTCTTCTACTATGAGTCTGACTCAGACTCAGCCACAGCCACCAGCCCTTTCTGGATGGAGAACCCTTATGTGAAGGTTGACACTATTGCTCCAGATGAGAGCTTTTCCATGCTTGAGTCTGGACGGGTAAACACAAAAGTCCGAAGTTTTGGACCATTGTCCAAAGCCGGGTTTTACTTGGCCTTTCAGGACCTTGGTGCTTGCATGTCGCTCATCTCAGTGAGGGTCTTTTACAAGAAGTGCTCCACCACCATCGCCAACTTTGCCGTTTTCCCAGAGACAGCAACTGGGGCTGAGGCAACCTCTTTAGTCATTGCACCAGGAACTTGTGTCCCCAACGGCGTGGAGGTGTCTGTGCCATTGAAGCTTTATTGCAACGGAGACGGCGAGTGGATGGTTCCCGTAGGAGCCTGCACCTGCTCATCTGGCTTTGAACCAGCCATGAAAGAAACTCAATGTCAAG CTTGCAGCCCTGGCACCTTCAAGTCCAAACAGGGAGACAGCTTCTGCTTGCCATGTCCGGCTAACAGCCGCACCAGCTCAGGAGCATCCAGCGTTTGCTCCTGTCGAAATGGTTACTACCGCTCAGACACAGATTCTCCCGATTCCCCCTGTACCA CTATTCCTTCTGCACCACGCAGTGTCATCTCCAGTGTGAACGAAACGTCGCTCGTGCTGGAATGGAGCGACCCTCGTGACTTGGGTGGCCGTGAAGACATCTTCTACAACGTCATTTGTAAGAAGTGCCTGCCAGAGCGAGGAATGTGCTCACGGTGTGACGACAACGTCGATATCTCGCCACGCCACTTGGGCCTGACCCAGCGCCGCGTGGCCGTCCGTAACCTACAAGCCCACACACAGTACAGCTTTGAAATCCAGGCAGTCAACGGTGTTTCTAACAAGAGCCCCTACACACCTCAGTTCTCTGCCGTGAACATCACCACAAATCAGGCTG CGCCGTCTGCAGTTCCCACAGTTCACCTGATGGCGGCCACAGCGAGCACCATGAGCCTGTCCTGGCTGCCTCCAGAGAAACCCAACGGAATCATTCTGGATTATGAGATTAAGTACCATGAGAAGGTAAGCAGCAAT GATCAGGGTGAGGCCATCGCCCATACCATGACTGCCCAACGGAGCAACGCCCGCATTGAAGGTCTCAAGGCTGGTACTCCTTATGTGATACAGGTCCGTGCCCGAACAGTGGCCGGTTATGGTCGTTACAGCAGCCCAGCCGACTTCAGCACCAACCTGCAAA CCGACCCTCCAAAGTCATGGCAGGAGCAACTGCCACTCATCGTGGGATCAGCCACCGCCACCTTGGTCTTCATCATTGCACTTGTGGTCATTGCTATCGTCTGCCTCAG AAAGCAGAGAACTGGCTCTGAGTCGGAATACACAGAAAAACTGCAGCAGTACA TAACGCCGGGAATGAAAGTCTACATTGACCCCTTCACCTATGAGGACCCCAACGAGGCCGTGCGCGAGTTTGCCAAGGAGATCGACGTCTCCTGCGTGAAGATCGAGGAGGTCATTGGCGCAG GAGAGTTCGGGGAGGTGTGTCGCGGTCGCCTCAAACTACCAGGGCGCCGGGAGATCATCGTAGCCATCAAGACTCTCAAGGTGGGCTACACTGACCGCCAGAGGCGAGACTTCCTGTCTGAGGCTTCTATCATGGGCCAGTTCGACCACCCCAACATTATCCGTCTGGAAGGTGTGGTCACCAAGAGTCGGCCAGTGATGATTGTGACAGAGTTCATGGAGAATGGAGCCCTGGACTCTTTCCTAAgg CTCAATGACGGGCAGTTCACAGTGATCCAGCTGGTTGGCATGCTGCGTGGCATCGCAGCAGGCATGAAGTACCTGTCAGACATGAACTACGTGCACAGAGACCTGGCTGCTCGTAACATCTTGGTCAACAGTAATCTGGTGTGTAAGGTGTCTGATTTCGGCCTATCTCGTTTCCTCGAGGATGACCCTACAGACCCCACCTACACCAGTTCCCTG TATTTCATGCTCACCTACTCATTCGCATATCCACAGGGAGGGAAAATTCCCATTCGCTGGACGGCTCCCGAGGCGATTGCCTACAGGAAGTTCACCTCGGCAAGTGATGTGTGGAGCTACGGCATCGTAATGTGGGAAGTGATGTCGTATGGCGAGCGGCCATACTGGGACATGAGCAATCAAGAT GTGATAAATGCTGTGGAGCAGGATTATCGACTGCCTCCACCCATGGACTGCCCCACAGCACTGCACCAGCTCATGTTGGACTGCTGGGTAAAAGAGAGGAACCTGCGACCCAAATTTACCCAGATTGTGGCCACGCTGGATAAGCTTATCCGCAATGCTGCCAGCCTCAAGGTGGTCACCAACAGCACACAGTCTACTGG GGTATCCCAGCCCTTGCTTGACCGCTGTGTGCCAGACTATACCACTTTCACCACTGTGGGGGACTGGCTGGACGCCATCAAGATGAGCCGCTACCGTGACAACTTTGTCAACGCTGGATTTGCTTCCTTTGACCTGGTGGCCCAGATGACATCAGA